A genome region from Labilibaculum antarcticum includes the following:
- a CDS encoding TetR/AcrR family transcriptional regulator, with translation MGAMKITPTNDLLKKDILNIALEIFVRDGYFSTTGAMIASEVGISEEKLFSLFKTKEYLLHTIVAEAVHMIFDGIDPNQDGKLLEVELLFFINDYFDSIEKNLEFFKLFYSLRFQPGVVEEYRQELHKIATSKFKMIVDYFRKEGAENPKMETRFLASMLDGIAMNFVLEPDGYPIDEMQQKVLNMYMKKAEYED, from the coding sequence ATGGGAGCAATGAAAATTACACCAACGAATGATTTATTGAAGAAAGATATTCTAAATATTGCGTTAGAAATTTTTGTGAGAGATGGTTATTTCTCGACAACAGGAGCTATGATTGCAAGTGAAGTTGGTATTAGTGAAGAGAAGTTGTTTTCTCTTTTCAAGACCAAAGAGTATCTTTTGCACACGATAGTTGCTGAAGCGGTACATATGATATTCGATGGTATCGATCCAAATCAAGATGGTAAGTTATTAGAAGTTGAGTTGCTGTTTTTTATTAATGATTATTTCGATTCTATTGAAAAAAATCTTGAATTTTTTAAGCTATTCTATTCTTTAAGATTTCAGCCTGGAGTTGTTGAGGAGTACAGGCAGGAACTACACAAAATTGCAACTTCGAAATTTAAAATGATCGTTGACTATTTTAGAAAGGAGGGGGCTGAAAATCCAAAGATGGAAACACGTTTTCTTGCCTCGATGCTGGACGGGATTGCCATGAATTTTGTTCTGGAGCCCGATGGTTATCCAATTGATGAAATGCAACAGAAAGTCTTAAATATGTACATGAAAAAGGCTGAATACGAAGATTAA
- the sfsA gene encoding DNA/RNA nuclease SfsA, producing the protein MIFPNKLVHGRLIKRYKRFLADVVLDNGDIVVAHTSNSGSMKSCLEEGAEVYLTYVDDPKRKTKYTWEMIKINDSWVGINTLVPNQLVYEAVKNQEFVALREYSFVKREVKFDDSRFDVFASNEDEECFIEVKNVSMKVGEYARFPDAVTTRGKKHLNTLMKVKKEGKRAVMVYVIQRTDVSKFAPAFDIDLEYAKTLNEAFEYGVELYAIQAIVTPEQVELGELLPIELE; encoded by the coding sequence ATGATTTTCCCTAATAAACTAGTGCATGGTCGATTAATAAAGCGATACAAAAGATTTTTAGCTGATGTTGTGTTGGATAATGGGGATATTGTTGTGGCGCACACCTCTAATTCGGGAAGCATGAAGTCTTGTTTGGAAGAAGGTGCAGAGGTGTACTTGACTTACGTGGATGATCCCAAACGGAAAACAAAGTACACTTGGGAAATGATCAAGATTAACGATTCTTGGGTAGGGATTAATACGCTTGTTCCAAATCAACTGGTTTACGAAGCTGTAAAAAATCAAGAATTTGTTGCTTTAAGAGAATATTCGTTCGTAAAAAGAGAAGTGAAATTTGACGATAGCCGATTTGATGTTTTTGCTTCGAATGAGGACGAAGAATGCTTTATCGAAGTAAAAAATGTGAGCATGAAAGTGGGTGAGTACGCTCGTTTTCCGGATGCTGTGACTACTCGAGGTAAAAAGCATCTTAATACCTTAATGAAGGTGAAGAAAGAGGGCAAAAGAGCTGTGATGGTTTATGTTATTCAGCGAACAGATGTTAGTAAATTTGCTCCTGCATTTGATATCGATCTTGAATATGCAAAAACTTTAAACGAAGCCTTTGAGTATGGAGTGGAGCTTTATGCTATCCAAGCAATTGTTACGCCGGAACAGGTTGAACTGGGGGAACTATTGCCTATCGAATTGGAATAA
- a CDS encoding superoxide dismutase [Ni] codes for MKTLQFKIGTGIVLLFMLLVGTSNKTYAHCEIPCGIYADSLRIIMLSEDIETIEKSMKMINELSSAEEVDYNQLVRWITNKEDHANKIQNIATQYFMFQRLKVSDDAEVQKKNAKLLAVLHEICVYAMKSKQTTDLKYIEKLNEAVHNLSHLYFGEEKHHH; via the coding sequence AATTGGAACAGGCATAGTACTATTGTTCATGCTCTTAGTTGGTACTTCAAATAAAACGTATGCGCATTGCGAGATTCCTTGCGGTATTTACGCTGATTCTCTTCGGATAATCATGTTGTCGGAAGACATTGAAACGATTGAGAAAAGCATGAAAATGATCAATGAATTATCATCAGCGGAAGAAGTAGATTACAATCAGTTGGTACGATGGATTACCAATAAAGAAGATCATGCTAATAAGATACAGAATATTGCGACTCAATATTTTATGTTTCAACGACTGAAAGTTTCGGATGATGCTGAAGTACAAAAGAAAAATGCCAAGCTTTTGGCTGTTTTGCATGAAATTTGTGTTTATGCAATGAAATCAAAACAAACAACCGACTTAAAATACATCGAAAAATTGAATGAGGCTGTTCATAATTTGTCTCATCTGTATTTTGGAGAGGAAAAGCATCATCATTAA
- a CDS encoding YkgJ family cysteine cluster protein: MNDKAQNELGKYRELRNEVSELSDQLAKLHKDEMACKKGCSECCMHFSVLPVEYFSILQELKANPPQQHLELDEEADDCNFLIDDLCQIYEARPFICRTHGLPLLFMSLDGNDWELSTCPLNFTDFDEFHSENTYPQDTYNSKLFLINQEFVKNYEAEKFGDFDMISINRLVTDLKK, translated from the coding sequence ATGAACGATAAGGCACAAAACGAATTGGGAAAATATCGCGAACTGAGAAATGAAGTGAGCGAATTGAGTGATCAGCTGGCCAAACTGCACAAAGATGAAATGGCTTGTAAAAAAGGATGTTCGGAGTGTTGTATGCACTTTTCGGTTTTGCCGGTTGAGTATTTTAGTATCCTACAGGAATTAAAAGCAAACCCACCACAGCAACATTTGGAGTTGGACGAAGAGGCTGACGACTGCAATTTCCTAATCGACGATTTGTGTCAAATATACGAAGCCCGACCATTTATTTGTCGTACACACGGATTGCCATTACTATTTATGAGTCTGGATGGCAATGATTGGGAATTATCGACTTGTCCGCTTAATTTTACTGATTTTGATGAATTTCATAGTGAAAACACCTATCCTCAGGATACCTACAACAGTAAATTATTCTTAATTAATCAGGAATTTGTAAAGAATTATGAAGCTGAAAAATTTGGCGATTTCGATATGATTTCAATCAATCGTTTGGTTACCGATCTGAAAAAATAA